The following nucleotide sequence is from Pseudonocardia sp. C8.
GCCAGCACGCTGCAGCCCGGCTCCACCCGCACCCGCACGTCGCTGGCGGCGCAGTGCACGTCGAACCCGGTGTCCGCGGTGGCGCTGGGCGCGACCTCCGGTGCCCGGAACCGCTCGACGTGGACCCGGCCGGGGTCGGGCGCGAGCTCCAGTACGGCGTCGATCATCGAGGTGGGGCCGCAGCAGTGCACCGTGGCCCAGGGCCGCCCGGCCAGGACGGCAGCCAGGTCGGCGGGGCCGCCCGCCTCGTCGTCGAGGTGCACCCGGACCCGGGATCCGTCCGGGTCGAGCGCGGCCAGCTCGTCGAGGTAGGCCAGCGCGGACCGGGTGCGGCCGCAGTAGAGCAGCGACCAGTCCGCGCCCGCGGCGGCGAGCGCGCGGGCCATGGCCAGGATCGGGGTGATGCCGATCCCGCCGGCGACGAGCAGGTTCTCCGCCCCGGCCTCGAGCGGGAAGTCCTGGTGCGGGCCGCCGACGGGGAGGAGGGCGCCGATCCGCACGCCGTCGTGCACGTACGCGCTGCCTCCGCGGCTGTCCGGGGCCCGGTGCACGGCGACCGTCCACCCGGTGCGGTCGGTGGGCGGGCCGCACAGCGAGTACTGGCGGGTCAGCCCGACCGGCAGGTCGAGCGTGAGGTGCGCGCCGGGCTCCCAGCCCGGGAGCTCGCCGCCGGCCGGGTCGGCCAGGCGCACCTCGACGACGTCGTCGGAGAGGCGGGTCAGCCGCTCGACGCGCAGCGTGCGGGTCTCGGACATCGGTGTCCTCCTCGGCTCCGGTCCGGCGTGGCTCAGCGGCGGACGCCGTGCATCGGCGAGGTCGGGGGGTAGGTCGGCAGCTGCGGCTTCGGCGAGCCGATGACCACGCAGAACAGCGCGTCGGTGTCGCCGATGTTGCGCAGGCTGCGCGGGACGCCGGCCGGGACGCGGATCAGGTCGCGGTAGCCGAGGACCCGGCTGGCGGTGCGGGTGCCGTCCTCGACGTCGTGCACGGTGACCTCGAGCTCGCCCTCCAGGACGTAGAAGACCTCCTCGACGTCGTGGTGGGTGTGCTCGGGGCCGATCGCGCCGGCCGGGAGCCGCATGTTCGAGAACGTGAAGTGCTCGGCCGGCAGGATCCGGTTGTCGGTCTCGTGGTTGCCGGTGGCGCCGGATCCGATGTAGCGGATCTGGGCCCGGCGGAACTGGTCACCGGCCGCGGCGGCCTGGAAACCCAGCGTGTCCCAGTCCTCGTGCCGCGAGGCGGCACCTGCGATGCAGCTGTCGATCAGCTGCTCCAGGTCGGTGCGGGCGGGAGCGCTCATCGGGAACCTCGTTTCTCTTAGCCCTAAACCATCGGACGAGGAGATTGATAGCAGCGACCCACGCCACACCACAAGCCTTCCGGGCACGATTCTTTCCGTGTCGACCCAATCACTGCTGGTCAGAGCGTCGAGATTGTTCATCGCTAAACGATCAGGCACACTGCGCCAGGTGACGACCACCGCCGTTGAGCCCCTCGCCCCGCCCGCGCAGATCCCGGCAGACGAGCTCCTCGTCGCCGGCGAGTGGCGCCCCGGAGCCGGCCCGGAGATCACCTGCACCGACCCCGCGACGGGCTGCACGATCACCACCCTGCGCGGCGCGTCGGCGTCCGACGTCGACGCCGCCGCACGGGCCGCCCATGCGGCCGCCGACGCCCCGGCCTGGCGCGACCTGCTGCCGCACCGGCGGGCCCGGCTGCTGCACCGGATCGCCGACGGGATCGACGGGGCCGCCGAGGAGCTGGCCCGGCTCCAGACCCTCGACACCGGCAAGACGCTGGCCGAGACCCGGGCGCTCGCCGCGAGCGCCGCCGGCACCTACCGCTACCTGGCCGCGGCCTGCGAGACGGCCGATGGCGAGCTCCCGACCCCGCGCGGGGAACACCTCGCGATGACCGTCCACGAGCCGGTCGGCGTCGTCGCCGCGATCACCCCGTGGAACTCCCCGATCGCCAGCGACGCCCAGAAGATCGCGCCCGCGCTCGCGGCCGGCAACGCCGTGCTGCTCAAACCCGCCCCGTGGGCGCCGCTGGTGTCACTGGCCGCCGGCCGGATCGTGCACCGCGCGCTCCTCGACGAGGGGCTGCCACCCGCCCTGGTGTCCGTGCTCCCCGGCAGCGGCGCCGAGGCCGGCGAGGCCCTGGTCCGGCACGACGACGTCGGGATCGTCTCGTTCACCGGCGGCACGGCCACCGGGCGGCGGATCGCGGAGATCGCGGGCCGGCGGCTGATCCCGGTGTCGCTGGAGCTCGGCGGCAAGTCACCGGCGATCATCTGCCCGGACGCGGACCTCGACCACGCGGTCGCCGGCACCCTCTACGGGATCTTCTCCTCGAGCGGCCAGAGCTGCGTCGCCGGTTCCCGGATCTTCGTCCCGCGCGACCGGCACGACGAGCTCGTCGCCCGGCTCGCCGACGCGACCCGCCGGCTCCGGGTCGGGCCCGGCACCGACCCCCGCACCCAGGTCGGCCCGCTCGTCCACCACGACCACCGCGACCGGGTCGCCGCCATGGTCGACCGCGCCGTCGCCGCCGGGGCCCGGGTCGTCACCGGCGGCCGGATCCCGGACGACCCCGCGCTCGCCGGCGGCGCCTACTACCTGCCGACCGTCCTCGACCGGGTCGAGCCCGCCTGGGAGATCTGCCGGGAGGAGGTGTTCGGACCGGTCGCCGTCGTGCTGCCCTACGACGACGAGGACGACCTGGTCCGGCAGGCCGACGACACCGCGTACGGCCTGGCCTGCGGGATCTGGACGGCCGACCACCGCAGGGCCTGGCGGATCGCGCGCCGGGTCCGCGCGGGCACGGTCTGGGTCAACACGCACAAGCAGTTCAGCATCTCCACCCCGTTCGGCGGGGTGAAGGACTCCGGCCTGGGCGTGGAGAAGGGACGGCTCGGCCTGCGGACCTACAGCACCACCAAGAGCGTCTACTGGAGCCTGGCCGAGGACCCGATCCCGTGGGCGGCGCCCCGCTGAGCTACTCGCCGGAGCGGGTCGCCGCGTCGTCGAGCGACCGTTCCAGCTTGCGCAGCAGCCGGGCGAGCTGGCGCTGCTCGGCCTCGCCGAGCCCGGCGAGCATCTCCTTCTCGTTCGCGAAGTGCGCCCGCGAGACCCGGTCGATCAGCTCCAGGCCGGCCGGGGTCAGCTGCACGTGCACAACGCGGCCGTCGGCGCCGTCCCGCTCGCGGCGCACCAGGCCGGCCGCCTCCAGCCGGTCCACGCGCTGGGTGAGCCCGCCGGCGGTGACGAGCGTGACCCCACCGAGGTCACGCATCGTCTGCCGGTAGGGCTCGCCGGAGCGCCGCAGCGCCGCCAGGACGTCGAAGGCCGCCATCGAGATGCCGTGCGCCTCGAAGACCGGTGCGAGCTGGGCCTGGTAGCGCAGGAAGCTGCGGTGCAGGCGGCCGAACACGGCCATGGCCGACGGGTCGAGCTCCGGGTCGTGGCGGGCCCACTGCTCCAGGATCCTGTCGACCATGTCCGGTTCACCCGAGCGCCTGCGCGCCGCCATCACTCTCCTCCCACGCGGGCGTTCAGGTTAGTGGAGCGCCGCGACCGCCCGGAGCACCCGTGCGGTCAGGCGGGCCCCGGCCGGCGCGTCCGCCGCACGACCAGCAGCGCCCCGACCCCGGCCGCCACCGCGCCACCGGCGAACGGCGCCGCGGCGCGGGCGATCTCCCCCGCCCGTCCGACCAGCGCGGTCCGCCGCTGCGCGATCCCCGCACCGAGCCGGTCCAGGCTCCTCCGCAGCTCCACCGCCGCGCCGACCACGCGCGCGTCCCGGCCGTCGGAGAGTGCCGCCAGCCGGTCGCGCAGCTCGGCCGCCGACACGGAGGTCAGGTCAAGCTCCTCCGCGGAGTCGTCGACGCCCTCACCGTTCCGCTCGTGCCGCCCCACGCGTCCTCCTCTCGCCCGGCCGGGCACCCTCCCGGACCTGCGGATCAGTCAACGTCATCGGCGTCGGAACGGCCACCGCCGAACGGGACACCGCTCAGCAGATTCTCAGACATATCTCGTTGCTACGGCGACACTTCACGATATATCGTGATGACACGCGAGCCGATCGAAGGGAAGGCTCACGAGGACGAGGAGACCCATCATGATTCCGCGAGACATGCCCTGGGGCCCGCCCGCCGGGCGCCGGGGGCACGGACACCGGCGCCCGCCGTTCGCCCGGCCGGCACACCCCGGCCCCTGCGGCCCCGAGGAGGCAGACATGCACGACGAGAGCAACGAGGAACACGGCCCGCATCGCGGGCACCGGCCGCACCGAGGCCCGCACGGTCGCGGACGCGGGTTCGGGCCCGGCGGCCCGTTCGGTCGCGGCTTCGGGCCGGGCGGCCCGTTCGGCCCGGGGGGCCCGTTCGGGCCCGGCGGGTTCGGCCCGGGCTTCGGGCCGGGCGGGCGCGGGCGGCGCGGCCGCCGGACCGCCCGCGGCGACGTCCGGACGGCGGTGCTCGCCGTCCTCGCCGACGGGCCGCGGCACGGCTACGAGATCATCCAGGAGATCACCACCCGCTCCGGAGGGCAGTGGAAGCCGAGCCCCGGCTCGGTGTATCCGATGCTGTCCCAGCTCGAGGACGAGGGCCTCGTCCGGTCCGAGCAGACCGAGGGCCGCCGCGTCGTCCACCTGACCGAGGAGGGCACCCGGCACGTCGCGGAGAACCGTGCCGCGCTCGACGCGGTCTGGGCCCCGTTCTCCGAGGAGGGCGCCGCCTCCTCCGACGACCCGGCCGACGTGCTCGGCGAGGAGCTGTCGAAGCTGCTCGCCGCCGCCCAGCAGGTCGCCGCGGCGGGCACGGCCGAGCAGGTCGCCGCGGCGACCGAGGCGCTGGCCGAGGCCCGCAAGGCGCTCTACCGGCTGCTGGCCGAGTGAGCCGCGGCTGACCCGGATCAGGACCCGTCGCGCCGCCGCTGCCGGGACCGGCGCAGCACCTCCCGCAGCGGCGGGACGACGACGCCCTCCTGCGCCATCACCCGGCGGGCCTTGCGCCGGGCCACGACCACCCCGACCGTGGTCACCGCCCAGATCGGGAACTGCACCAGCCAGGCCGTCCGGAACGCGTCCGGGGTGTACCCGCCCGCGGCCCCGAGGACCGCGCCGACGAGCAGCGTCGTGAGCAGCGACGCTGTGAACCCGCCGACGTTGACGATGCCGACCGCGGTCCCGCGCCGGTGCTCCGGGTTGAACGTGCGGGCGAAGTCGAAGCCGACCGCCGAGCACGGGCCGTTCGCGGCGAGCACCAGGACCAGCAGCACCAGCAGCCACAGCGGCACCGGCGGGGGCACCAGCAGCACGACGGTCCACATCAGCGCGGTCGCCGCGATCACGAACAGCACCAACCAGGACCGGCGCAGCGGGTGCCGGGCGGTGAACTCGCCGAACACCGGCCCGACCACGCCGCCGGCCAGCACCAGCACGGTGAGCATCACCGACGCGCCGGACGGGCTCATCCCCTGGCCCGCGACCAGGTACGGCACGCCCCACAACAGGGCGAAGACCAGGCCGGAGAACTGCGTCCCGGCGTGCGACCACAACCCGAGCCGGGTACCCGGGTGCCGCCACGCGCCCTTCAGGCCGTCGAGGACCTCGCGCGGGCTCGCCACCGTGGTGGGAGCGGGCGTCCCCGGTGGCCGGTCCCGGAACACCGCGAGCACCGCGATCCCGGCGACCGCGCCGGCAGCGGCGGCGGCGAGGAACGCCGTCGTCCAGCCGTAGCCGTGCAGCAGGGTCGCGAGCGGCACCGCGGACAGCACCTGCCCGAACTGGCCGAGCAAGGCGGTCAGCTGCGTCATCAGCGGCACCCGGCGGGCCGGGAACCACACCGACACCACCGACAGCACCGAGATGAAGGTCAGCGCGTCCCCGATGCCGACCAGCACCCGGGCCGCGATCGCCAGCGGCAGCGCGGTCGCCAGCGCCACCAGGATCTGCGCGGCCGTCATCGTCACCGCCCCGGCCAGCACCATCGTCCGGGCACCGAACCGGTCCAGCAGCAGCCCCACCGGGATCTGCAGCGCGGCGTAGACCAGCAGCTGCAGGACCAGGAAGCCACCGAGCACGGTCGGGGACGCGCCGAACCGGTCGGCCGCGTCCAGCCCGGCGACGCCGAACGAGCTGCGCTGCAGCACCGCCACCACGTAGGCGAGCAGACCGGCGGACCAGACCAGGTAGGCGCGTGACGGTGAGTGCATGACGACTCGCAGTCTGGTCCATCCCGGCGCCGGGTACCCGCCCGGACGGCCGGTTTCACACCACCGTCCGCGAGCCCACCACCCGCCGGGGCCGGATAGGGTCGGCCGCGCACGCCACGACACGGAGGACGCCGGTGCTCGATCCCGCCCAGCTCTACCAGGTCGATCCGGCCGCGCCGCAGCTCGACGAGCCCGTCCTGATCGTCGTGCTGGACGGGTTCGTGGACGCCGGGAACGCCGGCGCGCTCGCGGTCGGCGCGCTCACCGACGATCGCGAGACCACCACGGTGGCCACCTTCGACGTCGACCAGCTCGTCGACTACCGCTCCCGCCGCCCGCCCCTGCGGTTCGAGACCGACCACTGGGCCGACTACGACGCCCCGTCGCTCGACGTCGTCGCGGTCACCGACACCGCCGACACCCGGTACCTGCTGCTGTCCGGCCCCGAGCCGGACGCCCAGTGGGAGCGGTTCGTCGCCGCGGTCGGGCTGCTCGTCGAGCAGCTCGGGGTCCGGCTCGTCATCACCCTGCAGGGCATCCCGATGGCGGTCCCGCACACCCGGCCGATCGGGGTCACCGCGCACGCGACCCGGCAGGAGCTGGTCGAGGGCCACACCCCGTGGTTCGCGACGGCGGACGTCCCGGGCAGCGCGGTCGCGCTGATGGAGTACCGGCTCGGCCAAGCCGGGCAGGACGCGATGGGCTTCGCCGTGCACGTCCCGCACTACCTGGCGCGCTCGGCGTACCCGCAGGCCGCGCGGGTGCTGCTGGACCACGCGGGGCTCGCGGGCGGCCTGTACCTGCCGACCGAGACGCTGACCCGCGCCGCCGAGCAGGCCGATGCCGAGATCGCCGAGCAGATGGCGGAGTCGGACGAGGTCGTCCAGGTCGTGAAGGCCCTCGAGGAGCAGTACGACCAGGTCGCGGCCGCCCGCGAGTCCGGGGAACCCGGCAGCGGGCCGGACCTGGGCGACCTGCCCAGCGGGGACGAGCTGGCGGCCGAGTTCGAGCGCTTCCTCGCCGAGGGCGACAAGTCCGACGGCGACAAGAGCGGTGGCGACGACCCGCCGCAGGAGCCCCCGGCGCCGCCGTCGCCGTCCTGACTACGGTGCGGGAGCGTGCCCGTACTGCTCCCCACCACCCAGCGCACCCTGCTCGCCCGCGTCGCCCGCGCCCAGCGCGATGGCCGCGTGCCCTCCCTCGTCGCCGGGGTCGTCCGCGACGGCGAGCTGGCCTGGCACGCCGGCCGGGGCGCGCTGCCCGGCGGCGCGGACGCCGACGACGTCCAGTACCGGATCGGGTCGATCACCAAGACGGTCTGCGCGGTCACCGTGCTGCGGTTGCGCGACGAGGGCCTGCTCGACCTCGACGACCCCCTCGACACGCACCTGCCCGGCACCCCGTTCGGCGACCGGACGGTCGGCCAGCTGCTCGCGCACCTCGCCGGCGCCGGCGCGGAGAGCCCGGGGCTGTGGTGGGAGCGCACGCCCGGCGGCCCGCTGGCGGAGCTGGGCCTCTCCGACGACGACCGGGTACTGCCCGCGGCGCGCCGCTTCCACTACTCCAACCTCGGCTTCGGCCTGCTCGGTGAGCTGGTCGCGCGCCGTCGCGGGCGGTGCTGGACCGAGGTCGCCCGCGACGAGGTCCTGCTCCCGCTGGGAATGACCCGTACCTCGACCCGGCCGCAGGACCCCGCGGCGGCGGGACACGCCGTCCACCCGTGGGCGGATCTCGTCCTCGCCGAGCCGGAGCACGACGCCGGGGTGATGGCCCCGGCCGGGCAGCTGTGGTGCACCGCGCGGGACCTCGCCCGGCTCGGCGCGTTCCTGCTCGGGGACACCGGCGGGGTGCTGTCCCCCGCGACGGTCGAGGAGATGACGGTCCCGGCCGGCATCGACGCGTCGTCGCCGGTGTGGGCGGCGTACGGCCTCGGCGTGCAGGTGCACCGCGTGGAGGGCGCCACCCTGGTCGGGCACGGCGGCTCGATGCCCGGCTTCCTGGCCGGGCTCTGGGTCGACCGGGAGGAGGGCACCGGCGCGCTCGCCCTGGGCAACACGACCGCGGGAATGGACCCGGGGCTCGGCGCCGGGCTGCTCGCCGACCTGCGCGCGGCCGAGCCCCGCATCGTCGACGAGTGGTCGCCGGAGCCGTCGCCGGTGGACCCGGCGCTGCTCGGCCCGTGGTTCTGGGGACCGTCGCCGTACGTGCTGCGCGCGGTCCCGGGCGGGCTGCTGCACCTGAGCGGGCTGGGCCGTCCCGGACGGACGTCGCGGTTCCGCCCGGGCCCGGACGGGACGTGGGTCGGCCTGGACGGCTACTTCGCGGGCGAGACGCTGCGGATCGCCGACGGCCATCTGTGGCTGGCCACGTTCGTCTTCACCCGGACGCCGTACGACCCGGCGGCGCCGGTACCCGGCGGTGTCCACGAGTCGGGCTGGCACCACCGAACCGGATGAAACCGGACAAACAGGACGGCTATATCGAATCGCAACAGTCGGCCGCGGGCCCATGACCAGGAACGACCCGCACGGGCGGCCTGTAGTGCAACGACACCGCCCGGTTGGGTCCCTACACTTGCCCGGCCACGACTTGTGCACGTTTCATCGTTTTCAACTGGGAGGGGGGACGCGCCCGAGGGGCGTTACCTGTCATGACACAGGCGGAACCACGCACGGACGCCGGCACTGCCGGGTCCGGTGAAGGTCGGTCACGCACCGACTGGACGATTTTCGGGGTGGGCGCGGCGCTCGCCCTGATCTTCGTCGCCTGGGGGATCGTCGCCCCCGACAGCCTGGCGAACACCGCGACCACCCTGCTGAGCGGTGTGATGCGGGGCGGCGGCTGGGGGTTCATCCTCGCCGCGACGGGCTTCGTCGCGTTCTCGCTGTTCCTGGCGTTCAGCAAGTTCGGCCGGATCAAGCTGGGGACCGACACCGAGGAGCCGGAGTTCCGGACGGTCTCCTGGATCGCGATGATGTTCTCGGCCGGCATGGGCATCGGACTGATGTTCTTCGGCGTGAACGAGCCGCTGTCGTTCTTCACCACCTCCACCCCGCCGGGGACGGCAGCGCCGGGCAGCACCGAGGCCATGCAGGTCGCCATGGCGACCTCGCTGTTCCACTGGACCCTGCACCCGTGGGCCATCTACGCCGTGGTCGGCCTGGCGATCGCCTACTCGACCTTCCGCAAGGGCCGCAAGCAGCTGATCAGCCAGGCGTTCATCCCGCTGATCGGCAAGCGCGCCGCCGAGGGCCCGATCGGCAAGGTCATCGACATCCTCGCGATCTTCGCGACGCTGTTCGGTTCCGCGGCCTCGCTGGGTATCGGCGCGTTCCAGATCGGTGGCGGCATGCAGAGTGCCGGCTGGACCGAGGGCGCGGTCGGGCCGGGCGTGCTGGCGGCGATCGTCGTGGTGCTCACCGCGGCGTTCATCCTCTCGGCGGTCTCCGGGATCGCCCGCGGCATCCAGTGGCTGTCCAACATCAACATGGTGCTGGCCGCGCTGCTGGCCCTGTTCGTGTTCGTGTTCGGCCCGACGGTGATCATCCTCGACCTGATCCCGACCTCGATCGGCGCCTACTTCTCCGACTTCTTCGAGATGGTCGGCCGCACCGAGGCCGTCGGCGGTGAGCCGATGCTGGAGTGGCTGTCGAGCTGGACGGTCTTCTACTGGGCCTGGTGGATCTCCTGGACCCCGTTCGTCGGCATGTTCCTGGCCCGCATCTCGCGCGGGCGCACCATCCGCGAGTTCGTCGGCGGGGTCATCCTGGCTCCCAGCCTGGTCTCGCTGGTCTGGTTCTCCGTGTTCGGCGGTACCGCGATCACCCAGTCCCAGCAGGGCGTGCAGTTCTCCGACGACTCCAACGTCCAGCTGTTCGAGCTGCTCAACGCCTACCCGTGGGCGGCCGCGACCGGGTTCCTGGTGATGCTGCTGGTCGGCATCTTCTTCGTCTCCGGTGCCGACGCCGCCTCCATCGTGATGGGGACGCTGTCGCAGCGCGGCACGATCGAGCCGAGCCGCTGGGTGGTCATCTTCTGGGGTTCGGTCATGGGCGCGGTCGCCGTGCTCATGCTGGTCACCGGCGGCGAGGACGCCCTGTCCGGCATCCAGAACCTCACCATCCTGGTCGCCGCCCCGTTCGTGGTCATCATGGTCATGCTCTGCATGGCCCTGTACCGCGACCTGCGCCGTGACCCGCTGATCCTGCGGGAGAAGAAGGGCGCGGAGGTCCTGGAGCAGGCCGTGGACTGGGCCACCGACCGGCACGGCGACGACTTCTACGTCAAGGTCGGCGCGTTCCCGCCGGACTACAAGGAGGAGCCGCCGGAGGGCGGCTGGGTCAACGGACCCGGCACCGGCCCCGGGTACACGATGCTCGAGCCCGGTGAGGGCCCGATCGCACCCGACGACCCGGACACCGGATCCGACCGGAAGGACAGCCCGGTCGGCGGCGACTGAGTACCTCGTCGGCGCACGGACACGGCGGCCGGACACCCTCTGCGGGTGTCCGGCCGCCGCCGTCCGTGGCAGCGTCCCGAACGGGTCCGGTGAACGGCCGGGGAGTCACCGGCGCCGCACCCGCTCGTTGCACGGGTAGCACCCTCCGGGCCGCGGGTCCCGTGTGCGCCGGAGAGCATCGGCCGCGGTGCGCCGCAGCCGGAGTGGATCATCGACCACCCCGCGACGGAACGGATGGAGGGACCTGACACAGTGGGCCGGATGCGTCTCGTGTTCACCCCCGGGGACGACCAGGGGTATGCCGAGGCCCGGAGCAGGCTCCTGGAGCAGTTCCTCGTGTGGGCGCGCCGGCGCCGGGTCGAGGTGGACACCGCGCTGGTCGCGGCGGCCGTCGACTACAAGTACGCGCGCGACCGGCGACTGGGCCGGTGGACCCGCGCGCACATCGCGGACGCGCTCGGCATGTGGTTCCCGCGCAAGGTGACGGTCCTGGAACCCGACGACGTCGCCCCCGCGTTCCACGCCCTGATCGACTTCCTGGACGACCACGACTGGTTCGACCCGCAGTCGTCCCCGGTCGACGCCCTGCACCGCCAGGTGGTCGACTCCACCCCCGCGCTGCACGACGGCCTCGCCGACGAGCGCAACTACGACCTCGGCAAGTTCTGGGGCGTCCAGCTGCACCGCAACGGCGTCGACCCGGCCGACCCGGTCGCCGTCCAGCGGTTCCTGGACCGGGCCGGCGCCGGGGAGGCCGACGTCGACCGGCACGCGCTCGCCGAGATCATGCGCCGGGACGCGGCCCGTCCCGAGCGGCCCGAGTGGAACCCGGAGCTGCCGCCGGTCCCGATGCCGAGCGCGGCGACCCTGGTCGAGGCCGCGGAACGCTCCGAGGGCCTCGACCTGCTGCGCAAGCTGACCGTGTGGGTGCGGGCGGGCCGCAGGCTCACCTCGGACGGCCGGCTGGGCCGCGCGGACGCCCTCGACCTCGCCGCGCACCTGCAGCTCGACCACCTCTACCGGGAGACCGCCCGCACCAGCGACGACCTGCCGGAGGTCTCGCTGCTCCTGCGCTGGGCGCGGGCCGCCCGGCTGGTCCGGGTCGTCCGCGGCCGGCTGCTGCCGGTCAAGAGCGCGGGCCCGCTGCTGAACCGCCCGATCGAGCTGTGGCGGCGGGTGTTCGAGTCGGTCGGCCGGCTGGGCGACAACCTGGGCGGCACCGACGTGTTCGGGGCCCCGTCGCTGTTCGGGATGTCGATGTCCGAGGCGTTCCCGATGCTGTGGGTGGGCCTCTACGGCACGGGCGGCGGCCCGGTCCCGCTCGAGCACTTCCACCGCCAGGTCCGCGACACCGTCAACGACGAGGCCGGCTGCGTGGTCGACGACCTCGCCGGGGACGTCGAGCAGCGGCTGTGGCGGCGGGACGTGACCGCGCTGCTGGACGCCTGCGAGCTGCTCGGGGCGATCGAGCTGACCGAGACCCTGGACGCCGACGAGCTCGACGAGCTCGCCCGGATCGCGCACCGGGACGACCCGGACCCGACGGTCGTCACCCTGACCCCGATGGGCCTGTGGGCGGTCCACGAGTACCTGCTGGAGCAGGGCGTGCACGTCCCCGCGCCCGGCGAGCTCGCCGACGAGGACCTCGAGTACGTCTGCGTCCGGATGAGCGGGGTGCGCCAGGAGGTCGCCGAGGCCGAGCTGGCCGCCTGGGCCCGCGCCCGGGCCACCGGGGACGCGGTGCGTGAGCTGGACCGGTTCCTGCGCCGCTGCGAGGTTCCCGCGCACCGGGCGCTCGCCCTGCACGCGCTCGGCGAGACCGGGCCTGCGGGCCGGGCCGTGGCCGCCCGGCACCGGCTGCACGTCGCCGAGCCGGTCGTGGCCGCACCCGGGCCCCGGCCGCACTGGTCGGGCCCGGCCCCCGCCCCGCGCGACCCGGCGGCCGGCCGGCCCCCGGAGACCCCGCACCCGCGAACCCCGGTGCGGCAGAACCTGGAACCGGCCGGCTGAGGCCCGTCAGGTTTCGAGGACGACCTTTCCGGTCACGACCCGGTCGTCGATCCGGGCCAGCGCGTCACCCGCCCGCTCCAGCGGGAAGCGTTCGCTGATCAGGGGGTCCAGCGCGCCGGAGCGCAGGTGCGGCAGGAGCGCCTCCCACTCGGAGCGGAGGAAGTCCGGCCGGCCCAGCGCGTAGGCGCCCCAGCCGACGCCCCGGACGTCGATGTTGTTCAGCAGCAGCCGGTTGACCTTGACGGTCGGGATCTCCCCCGCGGTGAACCCGATGACCAGCAGCCGGCCGAGCGGGGCCAGGCAGCGCAGCGAGTCGGTGAACCGGTCACCACCCACCGGGTCGACGACCATGTCGACGCCGGCCCCGCCGGTGATCTCCTTGACGGCGTCCTTGAACCCGTCGGCAGCGACCGTGTGCGCGGCACCGGCCCGCTTCGCCACCTCCGCCTTGGCCTCGGTGGAGGTCACCGCGATCGCGGTGGCGCCGAGCGCCGTGGCCAGCTGGATCACCGCGGTCCCGATGCCCCCGGCCGCACCCTGCACCAGCACGGTCTCCCCGGCCCGCAGCCCGCCCCGGACCTCCAGGGTGAAGTGCGCGGTCAGGTAGTTCATCGGCAGGCAGGCGCCCGCCGCGAACCCGACCTCGTCGGGCAGCGGGAGCACCATCTGCTCCGGCACCGACACGACCTCGGCGAACACGCCGGACATCGTGAACGCGACGACCCGGTCCCCCGGCGCGAACCGGCTGTCCGGTGCGGCCTGGCGCACCGTCCCGGCGCACTCCGAGCCGAGCGTGAACGGCGGCTCCGGCTTGTACTGGTACAGGCCCTTGGTGAGCAGGACGTCCGGGAAGTTCACCCCGGCCGCCGCCACGTCGATCAGGACCTCGCTGTCCCCACGCACCGGCGGGTCGACCTCA
It contains:
- a CDS encoding PDR/VanB family oxidoreductase; protein product: MSETRTLRVERLTRLSDDVVEVRLADPAGGELPGWEPGAHLTLDLPVGLTRQYSLCGPPTDRTGWTVAVHRAPDSRGGSAYVHDGVRIGALLPVGGPHQDFPLEAGAENLLVAGGIGITPILAMARALAAAGADWSLLYCGRTRSALAYLDELAALDPDGSRVRVHLDDEAGGPADLAAVLAGRPWATVHCCGPTSMIDAVLELAPDPGRVHVERFRAPEVAPSATADTGFDVHCAASDVRVRVEPGCSVLAALGGAGISVPSSCEEGICGTCEVKVLAGEPEHRDLVLTDDERAAGGSMFVCVSRCRGPELVLDL
- a CDS encoding cupin domain-containing protein, translated to MSAPARTDLEQLIDSCIAGAASRHEDWDTLGFQAAAAGDQFRRAQIRYIGSGATGNHETDNRILPAEHFTFSNMRLPAGAIGPEHTHHDVEEVFYVLEGELEVTVHDVEDGTRTASRVLGYRDLIRVPAGVPRSLRNIGDTDALFCVVIGSPKPQLPTYPPTSPMHGVRR
- a CDS encoding aldehyde dehydrogenase family protein; protein product: MTTTAVEPLAPPAQIPADELLVAGEWRPGAGPEITCTDPATGCTITTLRGASASDVDAAARAAHAAADAPAWRDLLPHRRARLLHRIADGIDGAAEELARLQTLDTGKTLAETRALAASAAGTYRYLAAACETADGELPTPRGEHLAMTVHEPVGVVAAITPWNSPIASDAQKIAPALAAGNAVLLKPAPWAPLVSLAAGRIVHRALLDEGLPPALVSVLPGSGAEAGEALVRHDDVGIVSFTGGTATGRRIAEIAGRRLIPVSLELGGKSPAIICPDADLDHAVAGTLYGIFSSSGQSCVAGSRIFVPRDRHDELVARLADATRRLRVGPGTDPRTQVGPLVHHDHRDRVAAMVDRAVAAGARVVTGGRIPDDPALAGGAYYLPTVLDRVEPAWEICREEVFGPVAVVLPYDDEDDLVRQADDTAYGLACGIWTADHRRAWRIARRVRAGTVWVNTHKQFSISTPFGGVKDSGLGVEKGRLGLRTYSTTKSVYWSLAEDPIPWAAPR
- a CDS encoding MarR family winged helix-turn-helix transcriptional regulator codes for the protein MVDRILEQWARHDPELDPSAMAVFGRLHRSFLRYQAQLAPVFEAHGISMAAFDVLAALRRSGEPYRQTMRDLGGVTLVTAGGLTQRVDRLEAAGLVRRERDGADGRVVHVQLTPAGLELIDRVSRAHFANEKEMLAGLGEAEQRQLARLLRKLERSLDDAATRSGE
- a CDS encoding PadR family transcriptional regulator; amino-acid sequence: MHDESNEEHGPHRGHRPHRGPHGRGRGFGPGGPFGRGFGPGGPFGPGGPFGPGGFGPGFGPGGRGRRGRRTARGDVRTAVLAVLADGPRHGYEIIQEITTRSGGQWKPSPGSVYPMLSQLEDEGLVRSEQTEGRRVVHLTEEGTRHVAENRAALDAVWAPFSEEGAASSDDPADVLGEELSKLLAAAQQVAAAGTAEQVAAATEALAEARKALYRLLAE
- a CDS encoding nitrate/nitrite transporter gives rise to the protein MHSPSRAYLVWSAGLLAYVVAVLQRSSFGVAGLDAADRFGASPTVLGGFLVLQLLVYAALQIPVGLLLDRFGARTMVLAGAVTMTAAQILVALATALPLAIAARVLVGIGDALTFISVLSVVSVWFPARRVPLMTQLTALLGQFGQVLSAVPLATLLHGYGWTTAFLAAAAAGAVAGIAVLAVFRDRPPGTPAPTTVASPREVLDGLKGAWRHPGTRLGLWSHAGTQFSGLVFALLWGVPYLVAGQGMSPSGASVMLTVLVLAGGVVGPVFGEFTARHPLRRSWLVLFVIAATALMWTVVLLVPPPVPLWLLVLLVLVLAANGPCSAVGFDFARTFNPEHRRGTAVGIVNVGGFTASLLTTLLVGAVLGAAGGYTPDAFRTAWLVQFPIWAVTTVGVVVARRKARRVMAQEGVVVPPLREVLRRSRQRRRDGS